A single Nostoc sp. PCC 7107 DNA region contains:
- a CDS encoding DUF760 domain-containing protein, which translates to MVFDPDFLNDNSEEHPNQLLSENFEENPNQLLQYLQHQSPDVLARVAQSVSPEIKQIISQNVQGLVGMLPAENFNVQITTDRDNLAGILASAMMTGYFLRQMEQRMQLDYLSDGQ; encoded by the coding sequence ATGGTGTTTGATCCTGACTTTTTGAATGACAACTCCGAGGAACACCCGAATCAACTTCTAAGCGAGAACTTTGAGGAAAACCCCAATCAGTTACTCCAATATTTGCAGCATCAGTCTCCTGATGTTCTAGCGCGTGTCGCCCAGTCTGTCAGCCCCGAAATTAAGCAAATCATTTCCCAAAACGTCCAAGGGCTGGTGGGAATGCTTCCCGCAGAAAACTTCAATGTGCAAATTACTACAGACCGAGATAATCTCGCTGGGATATTAGCATCGGCAATGATGACGGGGTATTTCTTGCGGCAGATGGAGCAAAGAATGCAGTTAGATTATTTATCTGATGGGCAATAG